The bacterium genome has a segment encoding these proteins:
- a CDS encoding WGR domain-containing protein, giving the protein MYNSLLFFRKFGWCFQLQQRRKEIMRLEYRNADANSKKFWDVVLGETTVTVHFGRIDTEGQTCPKEFASPEAARKEYRRLVCEKLAKGYKPAGNTVNKLLANATVASDPAVIDSLYIGENIEIAVIQDICGWMTACIQHGMMPKQFAGTWEKFLKEEKKVEGLGHTKVPVGKLFSEELWLDVCDFSEGGLDELYAKAVAKGGDRFIWHDNTSYFFLVAMRGDPGARAIELCVLQEDGCKGDDGQWLNDWPAELDQGAPIASMSFDDATLRDGRKIVAP; this is encoded by the coding sequence GTGTACAACTCACTATTGTTTTTTCGAAAATTTGGTTGGTGTTTTCAACTTCAACAGCGAAGGAAGGAAATTATGAGACTTGAATACCGAAATGCCGATGCAAACTCTAAGAAGTTTTGGGATGTGGTGTTAGGTGAGACGACTGTCACGGTGCACTTCGGAAGAATCGACACCGAAGGACAAACATGCCCGAAGGAGTTTGCGTCTCCTGAAGCAGCAAGAAAAGAGTATCGGAGACTCGTCTGTGAGAAGCTAGCCAAGGGCTACAAGCCCGCGGGCAACACAGTAAACAAGTTGCTTGCTAACGCAACGGTCGCGTCGGATCCCGCAGTGATTGATTCTCTCTACATCGGCGAAAACATTGAGATCGCGGTCATTCAGGACATCTGCGGATGGATGACTGCTTGCATCCAACACGGTATGATGCCAAAGCAGTTTGCGGGCACTTGGGAAAAGTTCCTGAAAGAAGAGAAGAAGGTAGAGGGACTCGGTCACACAAAAGTGCCCGTGGGGAAACTATTTTCGGAAGAGTTGTGGCTAGATGTCTGCGATTTCAGCGAGGGCGGACTGGATGAACTTTACGCCAAAGCCGTAGCAAAAGGCGGCGATCGGTTCATCTGGCATGACAATACTTCATACTTCTTCCTCGTTGCAATGCGTGGCGATCCGGGCGCACGCGCGATTGAACTCTGCGTTCTTCAAGAAGATGGATGCAAAGGGGACGACGGCCAATGGCTCAACGATTGGCCTGCTGAACTTGACCAGGGCGCTCCTATTGCGTCGATGTCGTTTGACGACGCGACGCTTCGGGACGGAAGAAAAATCGTCGCACCGTGA
- a CDS encoding R3H domain-containing nucleic acid-binding protein, producing MPQEQTDNLAEKVNAVAEELLAKIGIEGTVFCRDHRKDDSPHVWVEIVTEHSGLLIGERGANLRALEHVLRLLLRDVLPQECRCLVDVNTYRLRRMEFLKKMSRDAARRAVSSQHAITLEPMNAMERRIVHMALLEETGVETTSVGIDPARRVIIRPRDPMLAGAGVYQEQKV from the coding sequence ATGCCCCAAGAACAAACGGATAACTTAGCAGAAAAAGTTAACGCGGTTGCCGAAGAATTATTAGCAAAAATTGGGATTGAGGGTACGGTTTTCTGTCGCGATCACCGCAAAGACGATTCACCGCACGTGTGGGTGGAAATTGTGACAGAGCATAGTGGGTTACTTATCGGTGAAAGAGGGGCGAACTTAAGAGCGTTAGAACACGTGTTACGCTTATTGCTTAGAGACGTTCTTCCTCAAGAATGTCGTTGTCTGGTGGATGTAAATACTTATCGTTTGCGCAGGATGGAATTTTTGAAGAAGATGTCCCGTGATGCGGCTCGTCGTGCCGTTTCTTCTCAACACGCGATTACGTTGGAACCGATGAACGCGATGGAACGCCGGATTGTACATATGGCCTTACTTGAAGAAACGGGTGTCGAAACAACAAGTGTTGGTATTGACCCGGCCCGCCGGGTGATTATTCGTCCACGCGACCCGATGTTGGCCGGGGCGGGAGTGTATCAAGAACAGAAGGTATAG
- a CDS encoding YidC/Oxa1 family membrane protein insertase — MNIFATIGLVFHEVLYRPLFNGLILIYNYLPIHDLGLAIILLTVLVRLVLYPLITKQFRSQKAMSALQPKLQEIKKKYPNKEEQTKKTMELYKEEGVHPASGCLPLLIQLPVLIALYQVFFNGLDPKSLSALYSWVAKPETINHIAFGFLDLAKANVVLAVTAGIAQFVQTKMMLPKKQASVKKSDEPDIASMMNTQSLYVMPIITVVIGLRFPAGLSLYWVVTTLLGIYQQILINKEPSNTTAK; from the coding sequence ATGAATATCTTTGCAACAATCGGCCTCGTCTTTCACGAAGTTTTGTACCGACCGCTGTTTAACGGCCTAATTTTAATTTACAACTATCTCCCGATTCACGATCTTGGTTTGGCGATAATTTTATTGACAGTGCTTGTACGCTTGGTGCTGTATCCGTTAATTACAAAACAATTTCGTTCCCAAAAAGCGATGTCCGCCCTGCAACCAAAGTTGCAAGAAATAAAAAAGAAATACCCGAATAAGGAAGAACAGACAAAAAAGACGATGGAATTGTATAAAGAAGAAGGAGTGCATCCTGCCTCGGGTTGTTTGCCGTTACTTATTCAGCTCCCTGTGTTAATTGCGTTATATCAGGTTTTCTTTAATGGTTTGGATCCAAAGTCGTTATCGGCACTCTATTCTTGGGTGGCCAAACCGGAAACAATCAACCATATTGCTTTTGGTTTTTTGGATTTGGCAAAGGCTAACGTTGTTTTGGCGGTGACAGCCGGCATCGCGCAATTTGTGCAAACAAAAATGATGTTGCCTAAAAAGCAGGCATCTGTTAAAAAGTCAGATGAGCCCGATATTGCTTCAATGATGAATACGCAGTCGCTGTATGTCATGCCAATCATCACCGTTGTAATCGGTCTTCGCTTCCCCGCCGGACTTTCTCTTTATTGGGTGGTAACAACGCTCCTTGGTATCTATCAGCAAATTCTTATCAATAAAGAACCCAGTAATACAACTGCCAAATAA
- the yidD gene encoding membrane protein insertion efficiency factor YidD produces MRNTLVFIITIYQKTISPDHGIAKVLFPFGVCRYTPTCSDYSKQAINRFGVVRGSLMGVKRIIRCNPFTAGGYDPVPDIINKTK; encoded by the coding sequence ATCCGAAACACTCTTGTATTTATCATAACCATATATCAAAAAACTATATCTCCCGACCATGGGATAGCCAAAGTATTGTTCCCTTTTGGTGTTTGCCGTTATACTCCAACTTGTTCGGACTACTCCAAACAAGCGATCAACCGTTTTGGTGTTGTTCGAGGATCACTAATGGGAGTAAAACGAATTATCAGGTGCAACCCTTTTACGGCCGGGGGATATGACCCCGTTCCAGACATTATTAATAAAACTAAGTAA
- the rnpA gene encoding ribonuclease P protein component, whose amino-acid sequence MLKRANRLHLERDIARVRTKGSSRRGQLFNLRYFIVAGAETSRVAFVVSKKISKKAVERNKVARWSREAAQKLLPSFVVSVDIVLSAQQPFAKYSFLGCEKEIEKLLKDATLISNGK is encoded by the coding sequence ATGTTAAAGCGGGCCAACCGTTTACATTTAGAGCGCGATATTGCGCGGGTTCGCACAAAGGGCTCGTCCCGGCGCGGTCAGTTGTTCAATTTGCGGTATTTTATTGTGGCCGGGGCCGAAACCTCACGCGTTGCTTTTGTGGTGAGCAAGAAAATTTCTAAAAAGGCTGTGGAACGCAATAAAGTGGCCAGGTGGTCGCGAGAGGCTGCTCAAAAACTCCTCCCCTCTTTTGTCGTATCTGTTGATATTGTTTTGTCGGCCCAGCAACCTTTCGCGAAATACAGTTTTTTAGGTTGTGAAAAAGAAATTGAAAAATTATTAAAAGATGCCACACTTATCTCAAATGGCAAATAA
- the rpmH gene encoding 50S ribosomal protein L34 has product MKRTYQPKKRKRAKTHGFRKRSLTPGGRNVLRRRRQKGRKRLTVKTRRK; this is encoded by the coding sequence ATGAAACGCACATACCAACCAAAGAAGCGCAAGCGCGCGAAGACGCACGGTTTTCGCAAGCGTTCCTTGACTCCGGGCGGAAGAAACGTTCTTCGACGTCGTCGTCAAAAAGGACGCAAGCGACTGACGGTGAAAACTCGCCGGAAGTAG
- the dnaA gene encoding chromosomal replication initiator protein DnaA: protein MNQSPNEKELWTTALGEIELAVSNTNFNTWFKNTEFKRHPDGTTTIYAPNFFNREWLENKYNTIILTALQRVDSSINNIRYEVALGGNYSGGSGNSTVLLTKKPQAQTQENSSQQPTAQQNPASTDEYDTTSNLNARYTFDSFVIGSHNELAFAACQAVAKKPGNTYNPLFLYGGVGLGKTHLLQATGNALMKNFGKNVLYSTSEKFTSELITSIGKRTTSNFKSKYREIDVLIVDDIQFIAGKDKTQDEFFHTFNELYSLNKQIIISSDRPPKAIATLEERLRSRFEGGMVADISMPDLETRVAILEKKCEQKGVHVIREALQYIATHVAHNIRELEGALNRVLATNQLNGTTITLESAKHILSSTFETPKKKAVHMDKVVEAVCGYYNIVHSEIFSKSRRKEIVRPRQVAMYILRKDNGSSFPTIGTSFGGRDHTTAMHACEKIEGELETDDILQQDIILIRQKIYA, encoded by the coding sequence GTGAATCAATCTCCCAACGAAAAAGAACTCTGGACAACCGCGTTAGGCGAAATTGAATTAGCTGTTAGCAACACAAATTTCAACACCTGGTTCAAAAATACCGAGTTTAAAAGACATCCTGATGGCACGACAACCATTTATGCCCCCAATTTTTTTAACCGCGAATGGTTGGAAAATAAATACAACACGATTATTTTAACAGCCCTTCAGCGGGTTGATTCCTCAATAAACAACATCCGTTACGAAGTCGCCCTTGGTGGCAACTATTCCGGAGGAAGTGGAAACTCGACAGTTTTACTAACAAAGAAACCTCAAGCTCAAACCCAAGAAAATTCATCTCAGCAACCAACAGCACAACAAAACCCCGCCAGCACGGATGAATATGATACCACATCAAACCTCAACGCTCGCTATACTTTTGATTCTTTTGTTATTGGCTCCCACAACGAACTGGCTTTTGCCGCGTGTCAGGCCGTCGCCAAAAAACCCGGCAATACCTATAATCCCTTATTTTTATACGGGGGAGTGGGGCTCGGAAAGACCCATTTGTTACAAGCAACCGGAAACGCCCTGATGAAAAATTTTGGCAAGAATGTCCTATATTCCACCAGTGAAAAATTTACCTCCGAACTAATAACCTCTATCGGCAAACGAACAACCTCCAATTTTAAATCAAAATACCGCGAGATTGACGTTTTAATCGTAGATGATATCCAATTTATCGCGGGAAAAGATAAAACCCAGGACGAATTCTTTCACACATTTAATGAACTTTACAGCTTAAACAAGCAAATAATTATCAGTAGTGATCGACCCCCCAAAGCAATCGCCACCCTGGAAGAACGCTTGCGCTCCCGTTTTGAAGGCGGAATGGTGGCCGATATCAGTATGCCCGATTTGGAAACCCGCGTGGCTATTTTAGAGAAGAAATGCGAGCAAAAAGGCGTGCATGTAATCCGCGAAGCACTCCAATATATTGCCACCCACGTTGCGCACAATATCCGCGAATTAGAGGGCGCGCTCAACCGCGTGCTTGCCACCAACCAATTAAACGGTACAACAATCACCCTCGAATCGGCTAAACACATCCTTTCCTCTACTTTTGAAACACCAAAAAAGAAAGCCGTGCATATGGATAAAGTGGTGGAAGCGGTCTGTGGTTACTACAACATCGTTCACAGTGAAATTTTCAGCAAAAGCCGGCGTAAAGAAATCGTCCGCCCCCGGCAAGTAGCAATGTATATTCTTCGAAAAGACAACGGCAGTTCCTTCCCAACCATCGGCACATCGTTTGGGGGGAGAGACCACACCACGGCGATGCACGCCTGTGAAAAAATAGAAGGGGAACTGGAAACGGATGACATTTTACAACAAGATATTATATTAATTCGCCAAAAGATCTACGCTTAA
- the dnaN gene encoding DNA polymerase III subunit beta, with protein MKFTCIKEHLVRALKNTAGIAGRNSTLPILRNVLLKTENGRLKFSVTDLEVGVSTWVTGRVDGEGSTTIPLKQLAEYVQNLPNEHVNLETEKGTLLITCGSARASFQGEASENFPLIPTVTSGIKFTVSATKLLQALDRVMYAAATDDTRPELSGILWFSKGNVLTLAATDSYRLAEVQLEINETLVNDFRVILPLRTTQEIKRILDGEETVTLILAEGQALVETPNTSLVSRLIEGNYPDYQQIIPAKSGTTASVLRFDLLRALRGASVFSYGEVNSVLVETTDKAVKITATAQEIGETNAEVVADVTGEATKISFNPRFLIDALNGVPGERVRFGLTNAGVPALLIPEDPKEKTVALVMPIKN; from the coding sequence ATGAAATTCACTTGTATCAAAGAACATTTAGTAAGAGCATTAAAGAATACGGCTGGTATCGCGGGACGAAATTCGACGTTGCCAATTTTAAGGAATGTTTTATTAAAAACAGAAAACGGTAGGCTTAAGTTTTCGGTAACTGATTTGGAAGTTGGGGTTTCCACTTGGGTAACAGGGCGGGTGGATGGAGAAGGTTCAACAACGATTCCATTGAAACAATTGGCGGAATATGTCCAAAACCTGCCCAATGAACATGTAAACCTTGAAACAGAAAAAGGGACATTGTTGATAACTTGTGGATCAGCGCGGGCTTCTTTTCAGGGAGAAGCATCGGAAAATTTTCCCTTAATTCCGACTGTTACCAGTGGAATCAAGTTTACGGTTTCGGCGACAAAGCTATTACAGGCGTTGGATCGCGTTATGTACGCGGCAGCCACAGATGATACGCGACCGGAACTTTCTGGGATTCTTTGGTTTAGTAAGGGTAATGTTCTAACTTTAGCGGCGACGGATTCTTATCGGTTGGCGGAAGTGCAATTGGAAATTAATGAAACTTTGGTGAATGATTTTCGGGTGATTTTGCCGTTGCGTACCACGCAGGAAATAAAAAGAATTTTGGATGGGGAAGAAACTGTTACTTTAATTCTGGCAGAGGGGCAGGCGCTGGTGGAAACACCCAATACGAGCCTTGTTTCCAGGCTGATTGAGGGTAATTATCCGGATTATCAACAAATTATCCCCGCCAAATCGGGTACGACGGCGTCGGTTTTGCGTTTTGATTTATTACGCGCGCTTCGCGGGGCCAGTGTGTTTAGTTATGGTGAGGTGAATAGTGTTTTAGTGGAAACCACGGATAAAGCAGTGAAGATCACGGCTACCGCTCAAGAAATTGGAGAAACTAATGCGGAAGTGGTAGCGGATGTTACAGGGGAGGCGACAAAAATCAGTTTCAACCCGCGCTTTTTGATTGATGCGTTAAATGGTGTGCCGGGGGAACGGGTGCGTTTTGGTTTAACGAATGCGGGGGTGCCGGCCCTTTTGATTCCGGAAGACCCGAAGGAGAAAACGGTGGCGTTGGTAATGCCGATCAAGAATTAG
- the recF gene encoding DNA replication and repair protein RecF (All proteins in this family for which functions are known are DNA-binding proteins that assist the filamentation of RecA onto DNA for the initiation of recombination or recombinational repair.), translating to MVNNRKVLITRVAARDFRNYQQVEALLSPKWTVLYGKNGAGKTNFLELLVLSLQGVSFRGKLRNLLRWETAETKIVTEIEGDLKISTRVFFDAGKIKQERLLDNHSVESFEEIVPPIVLFLPQEEYLLDSPAGRRKILSRGLILQSQTYRQHFGQYVRILKQRNSLLRFNRGIGASDELSAWTEAIVEPMLHIWKMRKKFLDVLNKNLPETIKSLGGISLALHAELSFGGLTQEDLEPSAERIFARFNELAIRESEMGSTLIGPHRDLFRFVHEGHDALPLLSRGQRRLLLLALHIIEGEYAGESLGVEPIFILDDIFSELDSSHREAIGSALKDCQVVATTADRKILPKLAGSTVYYEVEKGTIQN from the coding sequence ATGGTAAATAATAGAAAAGTTTTAATCACTCGTGTGGCTGCCCGAGATTTTCGTAATTATCAACAGGTGGAAGCGCTTTTGTCGCCCAAATGGACTGTTTTGTATGGAAAGAATGGCGCGGGGAAAACCAATTTTTTAGAATTGTTGGTTTTAAGTTTGCAAGGGGTAAGTTTCCGTGGCAAATTGCGGAATTTATTACGTTGGGAAACTGCTGAAACAAAAATTGTGACGGAAATTGAAGGTGATTTGAAGATTTCAACACGTGTTTTTTTTGACGCGGGGAAAATCAAACAAGAACGTCTGCTTGATAATCACTCGGTAGAATCTTTTGAAGAAATTGTTCCACCGATTGTGCTGTTTTTACCGCAGGAAGAGTATTTGTTGGATAGTCCGGCCGGACGACGAAAGATATTAAGTCGCGGTCTGATTTTGCAGTCACAAACTTATCGCCAACATTTTGGGCAATATGTGAGAATTCTTAAACAACGCAATTCGCTGTTACGTTTTAACCGTGGAATTGGGGCCAGCGATGAGTTGTCTGCTTGGACCGAAGCAATTGTGGAGCCGATGTTGCATATCTGGAAGATGCGGAAAAAATTTCTAGACGTGCTTAATAAGAACCTGCCCGAGACCATAAAAAGCCTGGGTGGAATAAGCCTTGCCCTGCATGCTGAATTATCTTTTGGGGGTCTTACTCAAGAAGATTTGGAACCTTCGGCAGAGCGCATTTTTGCGCGTTTCAATGAACTGGCAATTCGAGAAAGTGAAATGGGTTCTACATTAATCGGACCGCATCGCGATTTGTTTCGGTTTGTACATGAGGGGCATGATGCTTTACCGCTTTTATCGCGTGGGCAACGACGGTTACTTCTTTTAGCGTTGCATATTATTGAGGGTGAGTATGCCGGGGAGTCGCTTGGGGTAGAGCCGATATTTATTTTGGATGATATTTTTAGCGAGCTAGATTCTTCACACAGGGAAGCGATTGGGTCGGCATTAAAAGATTGCCAGGTGGTAGCCACGACGGCGGATAGAAAAATTCTTCCCAAATTAGCAGGGAGTACGGTGTACTATGAGGTGGAGAAGGGAACAATACAAAACTAA
- a CDS encoding cyclic-di-AMP receptor, with the protein MKLIVAFIHKEDSHKLLQALRKQNISVTAMESEGGFLRRSNMTFLIGAEDVQVENVKKTIKENCQSRTETIDTGFATGEIESIGLPSKTDITVGGATILVLDVAEKIKI; encoded by the coding sequence ATGAAATTAATCGTTGCTTTCATCCACAAAGAAGACAGCCACAAACTTTTACAAGCGTTGCGCAAGCAAAACATTTCCGTCACGGCGATGGAAAGTGAGGGCGGTTTTCTGCGCCGTAGTAATATGACTTTCTTAATCGGTGCCGAAGACGTTCAAGTGGAAAACGTTAAAAAAACAATCAAGGAAAACTGCCAGTCGAGAACCGAAACAATCGATACAGGTTTTGCCACAGGCGAAATTGAAAGCATCGGATTGCCATCAAAAACAGACATCACGGTGGGTGGAGCGACGATCCTGGTTTTAGACGTAGCAGAGAAGATTAAGATCTAG